The window AAGATTATGAACATTGCATTGTTCAATCTGGGCATGGCAAGAACTGATTCAATGACTCAGTAAGGTAGTGATGAAGCCTCCACATGCTCAACACTGCACAGCAATATTCATGCTACGTGGCCCAGGGTCAAAGGTCATCTAATGACCAGGGACAATCCTCTCAAATGATGATTGTTGTATTGAACCTGCATCAGGAAGGTGAGGTCTTGGTGTTTATTCTTGTAGAATGTAACACACTCCGTGTCTGATGCCACCCCTTCCTTCTACATTTAAAGCTATCCAGTCAGGATCATGGATCAGAAAGATTTATGGGGATGTGTGAAAAATGATTTATATTTCAATGAACAGAACGGTCacaggaccttctggcccacgagcttgTGCACCGTGAATACATCAATTTACCATCAATCCTTGCATGTTTTGGCAAATGGAGCCAGCTGAGGTAAACAACCTGGTTGGCCTGGATGAGATGGGCTTAAGGAACTTTATGATGCCATGAATCTCACATGGGCTCGGCTCATTTCACCTTCAGAGAACCAATTCAGGCTTTGTATTGGGATTAGATCGTTTGACATGCAGTGGAAAGCCCACGTCTGAACCACGTCAGTCTTGTCATATTTTCGTCTGGTACTTGTTTCCCTCCTGGCACAAATCAAGATCACGAAGATCGTGAACTCACAAGGCCCTGGTGAATACTCACATCTGATGTGTTCTCGAGGGATGCCTCCACAGGTCTGGTTTTGACCTGTAAGCAAACATTAACAATTAAGCATTCGGCATAGGTCATAAAGATTAACAGAGATCAATTAATGCAAAGGTCATTTACCACTGAGCTATTGTATCATCTGGACATCAGGGGATCTTTGTTTATAGCTCAGTATCTGAGGGAGGTTCACTGCGAATATCTCAACAATGTGCACTGCAGCAATGTTCAGTGGAGTTTGCTGCAATGGAGAACAGGGTCTGTGGGTCTGCTGCATTGACCTTCCACAGAATATCTCATTTAATTGAGGTGATTTGAAATGTGTTGCTCTCCAGAAATCATTGGTTGCATCTGTGCAGATACCACGGTTGTGTTTACTCTCATTTTAGGTCACCCTAAATTCAGTGAAGAACAAACTCATCCTCGGAGAGCTCAGCGTTCTGGCAGTGGTTGGTGTGCACACAGTACAAGGATCTCTATTGACATGGGTTAATTATGTAACTAAATAGAATCCTCAAACCTGGCACAGCTTAACCTTAGTTATAGGCCTATTGTAGGTAAGAATTAGATGATAAAGCTCCTGGATTACATTTACCTTTAATGATGCTTCCAGTGACAAATCTTCTGACTGGCTTTGCCTCTGTATTAATATAAATGCATATGTTTAGTTCAGAATTCACGGTTGCATAATGCAAATACTCTCTATTCACATATCtcctaaaatgttaaaatttaaattacttcATTTTTAATGCAATAGAAAGCCCTTCTGGACCATGAAACCTGTCACAACTAGTCGGCCTACCATCCCCATCCGTTTTGTAGGTGAGAATATACCGGAGTACGTGGGGAAAAGCAATGCAGGTCAcgggcagaacgtacaaacttctccCAGACGGTGATGAATTTGACGGTCACTAGGGCTGTAAGAGGGCTGTTTACCAATGTGGAAGAGCTAATCGTGGAACATTTTACAGTTCTAATCAAAAGTTCAGAACTCAAGATCAATGAAAAAAACATCTCCTAAATCGACAGCAGATCCTCTCCCACTGATTCCAATTCCCACCTGGATTAGTTCCCGATGGAAACATCATTACTTAGATCTTCACCACGGATGGCCAAAATCCCTTTTTTTGCCTGATGCAATTTACTAACGTGCACATGATATAGGTATTGGGGATTTGATAAACTGAGAGACTGTGGCTGAATTTTAGAGTGAGGAAGATCTCCTTTGTATCACATGTTCTATAGTCATCACTCCCTGGAGGATGGAGAACTGTGAGGTCAATGTATGGTGGGTGGGGGCAGCGTGATGTACACCATTATTTGGGTTGACTTCCCTCAGAACTATTAATTCGTTCCAATTTTAGGAGGAATTGCTATATGAGGTTACCCTCATGGATTGGCTTAATGTTGCTATTGTTTTGAAAGTCCAAGACTGTCATCCGGCGAACCTCAATCATTGAGATCCTCATATTCGATCTTGTTGCTGAGAGGCAATAAATTAAACTTACCTTTGAATGCTCCTCCAGTGAAGACTCTTCTGATCTGCTTTTCACCTATATGATAATATTAAGATATGTATGTTGAACACATTGCAGAATACACTTGATAATAATAAGCTTGTATTAAAGAACAAACAACATTGCATGATAGACATAAAATTGATGACCATCAAAATTTCTTTCATTTATAATTATTGTGTTGAGCACTGTGCAACTGTTGGTGGATCCTGACGACCGATGCTCTACAAATAATGTCGTCACCACAATCCCATTACTTAGATATTCCTTCATCTTCAGGGGAGAAAACATTCACCTTCCATATTGAGGACAATTTTATTATCCCTTGATGAATTTTTGAAATATTTGTCTGCAATCAGGCACCTGATTTCTCTCCCCTAATGCACTGAACTGAAATAACTTCATAGCTCCGTTCTGGAAAAGCTGAATACGAGATTTTACAACTTTATGGATAATTGAGAAAATCATTTGTCAATACTCACATTTGAAATGTCCTCAAGTGATGACTCTATCGATTCTGTTAAATCCTGTTGGAAAAATGCAATATTCACATGTTTAGTCCAGGAAATCAATAAGAATTTAGCAAAAAAAAACTCATGGGGTTTCAAATCCCATTGACTTGAAATGTATAACTGTGCGGTTACCTCAAAGCTAGTTTCAATCGATTCCATGGAGTCACTCTCGCTGTCAACAGTCTTCAGACCTTCACACTCCACATCAACGTATGCCACCTTATCAGCAAAATATTCCACCCGGCTTTTGCAAAACCCTCCTTCCTGTTGGAATAACATGTTGGGTCAAGTCACAAATTATTGCAGAGTCTGGACTGAAACAGGATGTGATTTAGAATATAGAGCATTACTGCCCTTCAGCCTATGCTGTGGTACTAACCTATGGAAACACACACCATAACAATCTGAATtttccccacctcccacccatAACTCTATTTTCCCGACATCCAAGTGCACATCTAAGAgctttttgaatgtccctattgtaccatttatccagcatcaccaccaatgcattccaggcacccaccactatctgtgtgaaaaacttacctctgatatctccccaaaCCTTTCTCCAATCACCTTCAATATATGTTCTATTATAGTTGCTGATGTTGCCCCTGGAAAATGgttctggctgcccaccctatctcaGTCCTTCAACATTTTAACTGTGTACCTCAGTTAAGTGACCTCTCATCtttcgtcactccaaagagaaaagcactagctctgccaaccttgcttcatatgacatattctacaattcaggcaacatcctggtaaatctcctcttcaccctctcaaAAGCATTTACATCCGTCCTGTGATGACGTGACCAGAACTGGTTTAATCTTCATTGTTCATCATTTTGCAGCTCCTAATCCACAATGGCAGGTGTTATTGCAATCTTCATCAGTTTTCGAGGCAGTCATGGCCTTCTTGTTATATCGTCAGAATTCGTGGAGTCATACAGCCCATTGGGTATGTACTAACAATTAAGCATTTATtttacactgatcccattgctccTCTCCAATCTCCATTCTGTCACCTTCACCCCCACGATTCCCTGGCCAGCAATCTACCCACAGGGAAACTAACCAGTCCAAAGGATCTTTGGATTGGGAGGAAACCACACAGCCACAGGGAGaagatgcaaactccacacaggtagTACCTGAGGTCAATAAACTGGAGCTGTGGAGCCACTTCAATGCTATCTCAACAGCAACACTCTTTACTCAAGGtcacctttattgtcatgtgagaaagtttgtttttaaATAGTCCAGCAAGACGACCCAAACTTAGCACACACATAGTTTCTTTTGATATAACTCAGAACCCAGGGGTCTTTGAACCAGGTAATTTTATGCACTTTTAATTTCAGGAGTTTTGTGCTGTGGTCCAATACACTCCTCACAGAGGATTCTGGTACCATATGATGCTCAGGACTCACCGCGATCTTTCTGGGGCGGAAGTAGCAGCTGGGATCATCAAATTCCAGTCCGGAATTCTTGGAACAGACGGTTTCTTTCACGGAGAATGTTAAATCCACGTTGTAGGACAGTTTGCCCGTGCGATAAGTCTATTAACAGGAAACAGGTCATGAATGTTAGCCATTGTAAATTGGTCAGATAAAGCTTAGAACAAAAATCTGAATGTTCCCTGTCAGTGGTTACAATGGGCCATCGGAATGACAGGGCAAGACAGACTAGAGATTAAACTCAACTCAGCAACTATTTAACCCTTTGTCCTTCAGTGTGAAGATGTATTGGAGCCTTTAATTTTAAGGGGATATGAATGAATAAGTCTCCGACAATCAGGATttggaaatatatttaagaagaaatatATATAAGAAGAATATGGATGATTTTCAAACAACAGTTTCACATGTGGCTCCAATCTCCAAGGATAATGAAAGATTCAGAATTTCAATTCTTGAACTGAGACAGACACAAatttatatatagagagagagcatTACAGCACGGGCCCTTCAGCTCACTATGTTGTGCCAAACTATGTCAACCTTTTCCTCAACAATCTACTTTATCCTTATCCAACACCCATTCTCCTCTGTTTTGTTCCTGGTCACTGAACAGTGTTGTAATGTGCTGTTCCTGCAGACCCCATCTG of the Narcine bancroftii isolate sNarBan1 chromosome 4, sNarBan1.hap1, whole genome shotgun sequence genome contains:
- the LOC138761692 gene encoding secreted phosphoprotein 24-like isoform X1, with product MLSFLLALAAVQILHCSGVPVPEDALRASVLKLNDITGIPNLCGITGRRMTNTYRTGKLSYNVDLTFSVKETVCSKNSGLEFDDPSCYFRPRKIAEGGFCKSRVEYFADKVAYVDVECEGLKTVDSESDSMESIETSFEDLTESIESSLEDISNVKSRSEESSLEEHSKRQSQSEDLSLEASLKVKTRPVEASLENTSDVRSQSEETEIRESSNAKSQSTELSHEEFSNEYEDSRHQH
- the LOC138761692 gene encoding secreted phosphoprotein 24-like isoform X2, with product MLSFLLALAAVQILHCSGVPVPEDALRASVLKLNDITGIPNLCGITGRRMTNTYRTGKLSYNVDLTFSVKETVCSKNSGLEFDDPSCYFRPRKIAEGGFCKSRVEYFADKVAYVDVECEGLKTVDSESDSMESIETSFEDLTESIESSLEDISNVKSRSEESSLEEHSKRQSQSEDLSLEASLKVKTRPVEASLENTSDAKSQSTELSHEEFSNEYEDSRHQH